The following proteins are co-located in the Paludibaculum fermentans genome:
- a CDS encoding ABC transporter permease → MNWIQRLRFLVRKNETDVELDEELRFHLDRQIELNLANGMPPAEARYAAMQEFGIVEQIKEECRSSRGMDWLNGIAQDVRYALRNFRRNRSFALTVLAVTAIGIGSSTAVFSVVDRILFRSLPYADASRLVSMGISIPWMDYDFLTWSDYAEFKRTPTKLQSVTSWTGVVDCDLTGDRPLRLACARVEASFLPVLGIQPVLGRNFVAEEDRPNVPGVALITHAMWQNRFGGLPSTIGHKLTIDGTERQIIGILPPDFELPTLEKADLVIPQAMPPLPAGGGRPMQVYGRLQAGATPQQLRDAVMPLADRLFSFAPPAARKQLKFQVKPLQEMQSGNMYLAAWTLLGAVLAMLLIACANVANLLLARALARQRELAVRAALGASRGRLVRQTLTESMLLSLSGGAAGILLAYGLLRVFVYIAPAGLPHLTGARLDLRVLGFTVAASLLCGFIFGLAPSLHTPSASTISGTRATPRSSMITRHALVSAQLSFSLILLTCAGLLLQSLWNRQRLSLGMRTDHVVTAEMALTIRYSQPSARLAFFESLEQRLARLPGVETVALSDSLPPGGVPRSQPLYALEGSVRTQAEPSSGIVVWRHVSPGYFKALGIPILKGRPFTEEDRGPKQMVVILSQSLASLLFPGEDALGKQMRRFPKGPLYTVVGIASSVRNGGLIDANHPEYYMVRRHSDEDALAASAVIVRGQAKPELLESWIRSEVAALDPVIPPLIQTFDQHMGELAARPRFQALLLALFAAIGLILSASGLYGLISYLAAQREREIGVRLALGATPSQILRMILAHAFRWTSAGLVFGIAGAAAAAYGLRGLLFHIQPADPAAFASAAVSLALVALLAALLPSRRASRVDPMTTLRQD, encoded by the coding sequence ATGAACTGGATTCAGAGACTTCGCTTTCTCGTACGGAAGAACGAGACCGATGTTGAGCTCGACGAGGAACTGCGGTTCCATCTCGACCGCCAGATCGAGCTGAACCTCGCGAACGGCATGCCGCCCGCCGAAGCGCGCTATGCCGCAATGCAGGAATTCGGGATCGTTGAACAGATCAAGGAAGAGTGCCGTTCTTCGCGCGGGATGGACTGGTTGAACGGGATCGCTCAGGACGTCCGCTATGCCCTGCGCAACTTCCGGCGCAACCGGAGCTTTGCCCTCACCGTACTGGCGGTCACCGCCATCGGCATTGGTTCTTCGACGGCTGTTTTCAGCGTTGTCGACCGGATTCTCTTCAGAAGCCTGCCGTACGCGGATGCCAGCCGCCTGGTCTCGATGGGCATCTCGATTCCCTGGATGGATTACGACTTCCTGACTTGGTCCGACTATGCCGAGTTCAAGCGAACGCCCACGAAGCTGCAGAGTGTCACCTCATGGACCGGAGTGGTGGACTGCGACCTGACAGGCGATCGGCCGTTGCGCCTGGCCTGCGCCCGGGTCGAGGCGTCCTTCCTGCCCGTGCTGGGCATTCAACCGGTGCTGGGCCGGAACTTCGTAGCCGAGGAGGATCGCCCGAATGTGCCCGGGGTCGCACTGATTACGCATGCCATGTGGCAGAACCGCTTTGGCGGCCTGCCGTCCACGATCGGGCACAAGTTGACGATCGATGGAACTGAGCGCCAGATCATCGGCATCCTGCCGCCCGATTTCGAGCTACCCACGCTCGAGAAGGCGGATTTGGTCATCCCCCAGGCGATGCCGCCGCTGCCGGCCGGCGGAGGACGGCCCATGCAGGTTTACGGACGGCTGCAGGCCGGCGCGACACCGCAGCAGTTGAGGGACGCCGTGATGCCGCTGGCGGATCGCCTCTTCTCGTTCGCTCCGCCGGCCGCGCGGAAGCAGTTGAAGTTCCAGGTGAAGCCGCTGCAGGAGATGCAGTCCGGCAATATGTACCTGGCTGCCTGGACACTGCTGGGCGCCGTCCTCGCCATGCTGCTGATTGCCTGTGCGAATGTCGCTAACCTCCTGTTGGCGCGTGCCTTGGCGAGACAGAGGGAGCTGGCCGTGCGGGCCGCCCTGGGGGCCTCGCGGGGCCGCCTGGTCCGCCAGACTCTGACGGAGAGCATGCTGCTGAGCCTGTCCGGAGGCGCCGCGGGCATCCTGCTCGCCTACGGTTTGCTGCGCGTCTTTGTGTACATCGCCCCAGCGGGGTTGCCGCATCTGACCGGAGCCCGGCTGGACTTGCGGGTTCTCGGCTTCACAGTCGCCGCCTCGCTGCTCTGCGGGTTCATCTTCGGACTCGCGCCCTCGCTGCATACGCCGTCCGCTTCCACGATCTCCGGAACCCGCGCCACGCCGCGGTCCAGCATGATCACCCGGCACGCCCTCGTCAGCGCCCAACTGAGCTTCTCGCTGATCCTGCTGACCTGCGCCGGGCTGCTGCTGCAGAGCCTGTGGAACCGGCAGCGGCTCTCCCTGGGGATGAGGACCGACCATGTCGTGACGGCGGAGATGGCGTTGACCATCCGCTACTCGCAGCCGTCCGCCCGGCTGGCGTTCTTCGAGTCGCTGGAACAGCGGCTGGCCCGCCTGCCTGGAGTGGAGACGGTTGCCCTGAGCGATTCGCTGCCGCCCGGCGGTGTACCTCGTTCCCAGCCTTTGTACGCGCTGGAAGGCAGCGTCCGGACGCAGGCCGAGCCGAGCAGCGGCATCGTCGTCTGGCGGCATGTTTCCCCCGGCTATTTCAAGGCCCTGGGAATTCCCATCCTCAAGGGCCGGCCGTTCACGGAGGAGGATCGCGGTCCGAAACAGATGGTCGTGATCCTGAGCCAGTCGCTGGCGAGTCTGCTGTTTCCCGGTGAAGATGCGCTCGGCAAACAGATGCGCCGCTTTCCGAAAGGGCCACTCTACACGGTGGTGGGTATCGCGTCGAGCGTACGAAACGGCGGCCTGATCGATGCCAACCATCCGGAGTACTACATGGTGCGCCGGCATTCCGACGAAGATGCCCTGGCTGCGTCCGCGGTGATTGTGCGCGGCCAAGCCAAGCCGGAGTTATTGGAATCGTGGATCCGGTCGGAGGTGGCGGCGCTGGATCCCGTCATTCCGCCCCTGATCCAGACCTTTGACCAGCACATGGGCGAACTGGCGGCGCGGCCCCGCTTCCAGGCGCTGCTGCTGGCGCTGTTCGCCGCGATTGGCCTGATCCTCTCCGCCTCGGGCCTGTATGGCTTGATCTCGTACCTGGCCGCCCAGCGGGAGCGGGAGATCGGGGTAAGGCTGGCACTGGGCGCAACGCCCTCACAGATCCTGAGGATGATCCTGGCGCATGCGTTCCGCTGGACTTCGGCGGGCCTGGTTTTTGGGATCGCCGGTGCGGCCGCCGCCGCTTATGGATTGAGAGGGTTGTTGTTCCACATCCAGCCGGCCGATCCGGCGGCGTTTGCGTCGGCGGCCGTGAGCCTCGCGCTGGTGGCGCTGCTGGCGGCGCTGCTTCCGTCGCGCAGGGCATCGCGAGTGGATCCGATGACCACGCTCCGCCAGGACTAA
- the ilvC gene encoding ketol-acid reductoisomerase → MANRFYEKDGSLAPLAGKTVAIVGYGSQGHAHALNLRDSGVNVIVGLPPTSKSKAKAESAGLTVVTPAEAGAQADVIMVLVPDHIQADLYNNDLAPSMKPGKTLMFAHGFNIHFGFITPPAGVDVSMIAPKAPGHRVREVFTEGQGVPALIAVAQDASGKAHENALAYALALGSLKAGVIETTFKEETESDLFGEQAVLCGGASELIRAGFETLVEAGYAPEIAYFECLHELKLIVDLIYEGGLSYMRYSVSDTAEYGDYTRGPRIINEQTRAEMRKILSEIQSGEFAKTWMAENKSGRSGFLAMREGARKQRIETVGAELRDMMTFLKKKKVEE, encoded by the coding sequence ATGGCAAATCGTTTTTATGAGAAGGACGGCTCGCTCGCTCCGCTCGCGGGCAAGACAGTGGCCATCGTCGGCTACGGCTCGCAGGGCCACGCGCACGCGCTGAACCTGCGGGATTCGGGCGTGAACGTGATTGTGGGCCTGCCGCCCACGTCGAAGTCCAAGGCGAAAGCCGAATCCGCCGGTCTCACCGTGGTGACCCCGGCCGAAGCGGGCGCCCAGGCCGACGTCATCATGGTTCTGGTCCCGGATCACATCCAGGCCGACCTCTACAACAACGACCTGGCGCCGTCGATGAAGCCGGGCAAGACGCTGATGTTCGCGCACGGTTTCAACATCCACTTCGGCTTCATCACTCCTCCGGCCGGCGTGGACGTTTCGATGATCGCGCCCAAGGCCCCCGGCCACCGCGTCCGCGAAGTCTTCACCGAAGGCCAGGGCGTGCCGGCGCTGATCGCCGTTGCCCAGGATGCCTCCGGCAAGGCCCACGAGAATGCCCTGGCGTATGCCCTGGCGCTCGGCTCCCTCAAGGCTGGTGTGATCGAGACCACGTTCAAGGAAGAGACCGAGTCGGACCTCTTCGGCGAGCAGGCTGTGTTGTGCGGCGGCGCCTCCGAACTGATCCGCGCCGGTTTCGAAACCCTGGTGGAAGCCGGCTACGCGCCGGAAATCGCCTACTTCGAGTGCCTGCACGAGCTGAAGCTGATTGTCGACCTCATCTATGAGGGCGGCCTCAGCTACATGCGCTACTCGGTTTCCGACACGGCCGAGTATGGCGACTACACGCGGGGTCCGCGCATCATCAACGAGCAGACCCGCGCCGAGATGCGGAAGATCCTCTCCGAAATCCAGTCCGGCGAATTCGCCAAGACATGGATGGCGGAGAACAAGAGCGGCCGTTCCGGCTTCCTGGCCATGCGGGAAGGCGCGCGCAAGCAGCGTATCGAGACCGTCGGCGCCGAGTTGCGCGACATGATGACCTTCCTCAAGAAGAAGAAGGTAGAAGAGTAA
- the ilvN gene encoding acetolactate synthase small subunit, whose product MLMTISILMENKPGALMRVTGLISQRGYNIESLTVARTLDPTLSRMTLMVDVESRLRGLVIKQMNRLVNVLQAADLTDAPAVMREMVLLRVRATQENRTAILKESEIFGARVVDSSVEGFALEATGASEKMEEFIAVMETYGEIEVTRSGMVAVSLEAKKLRLAPPISKGQPETVGQV is encoded by the coding sequence ATGCTGATGACCATATCTATATTGATGGAGAACAAGCCGGGCGCCCTGATGCGCGTCACGGGCCTGATCAGCCAGCGCGGCTACAATATCGAGTCATTGACAGTGGCTCGGACACTTGATCCGACGTTGTCCCGAATGACGCTGATGGTGGACGTCGAGTCGCGGCTGCGGGGCCTGGTGATTAAGCAGATGAACCGCCTGGTGAACGTACTGCAGGCGGCGGATCTGACGGACGCACCGGCCGTGATGCGCGAGATGGTGCTGCTGCGGGTGCGCGCCACCCAGGAGAACCGGACGGCTATCTTAAAAGAGTCGGAGATTTTCGGGGCCCGCGTGGTGGATTCCTCCGTGGAGGGCTTCGCCCTGGAGGCGACCGGCGCCTCGGAGAAGATGGAAGAGTTTATCGCCGTCATGGAAACTTACGGCGAAATCGAAGTCACGCGATCGGGGATGGTGGCGGTGAGCCTGGAAGCCAAGAAGCTCCGGCTGGCGCCGCCGATCTCCAAGGGCCAACCGGAGACGGTGGGACAGGTTTAG
- a CDS encoding PadR family transcriptional regulator, producing the protein MSKPTDLVQGTLNLLILKTLTLGPQHGWSIAQLIKERSEEVLLVQQGSLYPALHKLETLGFIESEWGGSENNRRAKFYSLTRKGKQYLKEEEANWERLSRAIGLIVKMA; encoded by the coding sequence ATGAGCAAGCCGACCGACCTCGTGCAGGGCACGTTGAATCTTCTGATCCTGAAGACACTCACGCTTGGACCGCAGCACGGGTGGTCGATCGCGCAGCTCATCAAGGAGCGGTCTGAAGAGGTGCTGCTGGTCCAGCAGGGATCGCTCTATCCGGCGCTGCACAAGCTGGAGACGCTCGGTTTCATCGAGTCCGAATGGGGCGGCAGCGAGAACAACCGCCGCGCCAAGTTCTACTCGCTCACGCGCAAGGGCAAGCAGTATCTGAAAGAGGAAGAGGCGAATTGGGAGCGTCTTTCCCGCGCCATCGGCCTGATTGTCAAGATGGCCTGA
- the ilvB gene encoding biosynthetic-type acetolactate synthase large subunit: MSNLMSGARILLECLAREGVDVIFGYPGGVTLPLYDVIYDNPIRHVLVRHEENAAFSAAGYARATGKVGVCCATSGPGATNLTTGLVDAMMDSIPVVALTGQVTSKLIGSDAFQEADTFGITRPCTKHNFLVKDIKELAQIVHEAFHIASTGRPGPVLVDITKDVLQGQAHYTPINEIHLPGYKVVTDGHAGQIRRAAQMMWEAQRPYVYAGGGILAAGASPELKELVETLDAPAVCTLMGLGGLPGSHPNFISMPGMHGSYTANMGMYECDLLIALGVRFDDRVTGRLAAFAPHAKVIHVDIDPAEIGKNRTADLPIVGDVKKVLGKLNRNLKELEPEMASKNSEGRNAWWKQVRGWQAEHPLEPVFSADEIKPQHLMYEINKLSDGKAIVSVDVGQHQMWAAQFIKFDNPRTWICSGGLGSMGFGLPAAIGAQMAHPDQTVFAICGDGGFQMALPELATLVNYQLPVKVIIMNNGYLGMVRQWQELFYNNRLSSVELSAFPNVELLAAAYGMKGRIVHTPMELASALKEAVDEPGPYLMDVRVSQFENVYPMVPAGAAINEMVLAPPQPVAVPR, translated from the coding sequence ATGTCCAACCTGATGAGTGGTGCACGCATTTTATTGGAGTGCCTGGCGCGCGAAGGCGTTGACGTGATCTTCGGCTATCCCGGAGGCGTCACGCTACCTTTGTACGACGTCATCTACGACAACCCCATTCGCCATGTTCTGGTGCGGCACGAGGAAAACGCAGCTTTTTCCGCCGCCGGGTATGCGCGAGCAACGGGCAAGGTGGGCGTGTGTTGCGCGACCTCCGGCCCCGGCGCGACCAACCTGACGACCGGCCTGGTGGATGCCATGATGGACTCCATCCCGGTGGTGGCCCTCACCGGCCAGGTGACCAGCAAGCTGATCGGCAGCGACGCGTTCCAGGAAGCCGACACGTTCGGCATCACGCGGCCCTGCACGAAGCACAACTTCCTGGTCAAAGACATCAAGGAACTGGCGCAGATCGTTCACGAGGCCTTCCACATCGCCTCCACTGGCCGTCCCGGGCCGGTGCTGGTCGACATCACGAAGGACGTGCTGCAAGGCCAGGCGCACTACACGCCGATCAACGAGATTCACCTGCCGGGCTACAAGGTGGTCACCGACGGCCATGCCGGCCAGATCCGGCGCGCGGCGCAGATGATGTGGGAAGCGCAGCGGCCTTACGTTTACGCGGGCGGCGGCATCCTGGCGGCGGGCGCATCGCCTGAGCTGAAGGAACTGGTCGAGACGCTGGACGCGCCGGCGGTCTGCACCCTGATGGGTTTGGGCGGCCTGCCGGGTTCGCATCCGAACTTTATCTCGATGCCGGGCATGCACGGCTCCTACACGGCCAACATGGGCATGTATGAGTGCGACCTGCTGATCGCCCTGGGTGTGCGGTTTGACGACCGCGTGACGGGCCGGCTGGCGGCGTTCGCTCCGCATGCCAAGGTGATCCACGTGGACATCGATCCGGCCGAGATCGGCAAGAACCGCACGGCGGATCTGCCCATCGTCGGCGACGTGAAGAAGGTCCTCGGCAAGCTGAACCGGAACCTGAAGGAACTGGAACCGGAGATGGCCTCGAAGAACTCGGAAGGCCGCAATGCCTGGTGGAAGCAGGTGCGCGGCTGGCAGGCGGAGCATCCGCTGGAGCCGGTGTTCTCGGCCGACGAGATCAAGCCGCAGCACCTGATGTACGAGATCAACAAGCTCTCTGACGGCAAGGCGATTGTGAGCGTGGATGTGGGCCAGCACCAGATGTGGGCCGCGCAGTTCATCAAGTTCGACAATCCGCGGACCTGGATCTGTTCGGGCGGCCTCGGCTCGATGGGCTTCGGCCTGCCGGCCGCGATCGGCGCGCAGATGGCGCATCCTGACCAGACCGTCTTCGCGATCTGCGGCGACGGCGGCTTCCAGATGGCCCTGCCGGAACTGGCGACCCTGGTGAACTACCAGCTGCCGGTGAAGGTGATCATCATGAACAATGGCTACCTGGGCATGGTGCGCCAGTGGCAGGAATTGTTCTACAACAACCGTTTGTCGTCGGTGGAGTTGAGCGCGTTCCCGAACGTGGAACTGCTGGCCGCCGCGTATGGAATGAAGGGGCGCATCGTGCACACCCCCATGGAACTGGCTTCGGCGTTGAAGGAAGCGGTGGACGAGCCGGGTCCTTACCTGATGGATGTGCGCGTGTCGCAGTTTGAAAACGTCTACCCGATGGTTCCGGCCGGAGCCGCCATCAACGAGATGGTGCTGGCCCCGCCGCAACCGGTGGCTGTGCCCCGCTAA